One genomic region from Listeria monocytogenes encodes:
- a CDS encoding phosphoadenosine phosphosulfate reductase has protein sequence MLSRTVFDASQERMEVIFSEFDNIIVSFSGGKDSAVMLHLMIDYIRKNNIRKKIYVYHLDYEGQYSATTDFVTEMLTTNLDIIEPLWCCLPIAAQSAVSMFTDHWKPWEKSKRNIWVRDMPTFPHVINEDNAPFDFDFENLWDYEFNKKIIHWLHTKNNAKKTIALIGIRQQESLNRYNAIHKKERMYKTYNWTTEISKNIYNAYPIHDWQVEDIWVANAKFNWSYNKIYDLFYHAGLTVHDMRVASPFNDAATESLKLYRVIEPALWSKLVGRVNGANFTAIYGGTSAMAWKEIKLPKNHTWKSYLEFLLTTLPSYTRERYLKKFKTSITYWTEKGGALKVETVEELKNLEIQADFLGKPQNNRVYTNPMEIVRFKEYPDDLKIKEFASVPTYKRMCIAILKNDYTCKYMGFGQTKLELEKRKNALEKYNNIL, from the coding sequence ATGCTTTCTAGAACAGTCTTTGATGCTTCCCAAGAAAGAATGGAAGTGATTTTTTCTGAATTCGATAATATTATCGTATCGTTTTCAGGTGGTAAAGATAGCGCAGTAATGCTCCATCTCATGATTGACTACATACGGAAAAATAATATTCGCAAGAAAATATATGTATATCATTTAGATTACGAAGGTCAATACAGTGCTACAACTGATTTTGTTACTGAAATGCTTACAACTAATTTAGATATCATCGAACCACTTTGGTGTTGTCTTCCCATCGCGGCGCAATCAGCTGTTTCGATGTTCACCGACCACTGGAAACCATGGGAAAAGTCCAAGCGGAACATCTGGGTTAGAGATATGCCTACCTTTCCACACGTGATTAATGAAGATAATGCCCCGTTTGACTTTGATTTTGAAAACCTTTGGGATTATGAATTTAATAAAAAAATAATTCACTGGTTACATACTAAAAATAACGCCAAAAAAACCATTGCTTTGATTGGTATACGACAACAAGAATCTCTTAATCGCTATAACGCAATTCATAAAAAAGAACGAATGTATAAAACATACAATTGGACGACCGAAATCTCCAAAAATATTTACAATGCTTATCCAATTCACGATTGGCAAGTAGAAGATATATGGGTTGCGAATGCAAAGTTCAATTGGTCCTATAATAAAATTTATGATTTATTTTATCACGCAGGCCTAACTGTGCACGATATGCGTGTTGCCAGTCCTTTTAACGATGCCGCTACAGAAAGTCTTAAACTGTACAGGGTCATTGAACCCGCGCTTTGGTCCAAATTAGTCGGTCGAGTGAATGGTGCCAATTTTACTGCCATTTACGGTGGCACTTCCGCAATGGCTTGGAAAGAAATTAAACTACCTAAAAATCATACTTGGAAATCATATTTAGAATTTTTACTCACAACTTTACCAAGTTACACTAGAGAACGCTATTTAAAAAAATTCAAAACGAGCATTACCTATTGGACCGAAAAAGGTGGTGCTTTAAAAGTAGAAACTGTAGAAGAATTAAAAAATCTAGAGATACAAGCAGACTTCCTAGGTAAACCACAAAATAACCGAGTATATACTAATCCAATGGAAATCGTTCGTTTTAAGGAGTATCCAGACGATTTGAAAATCAAAGAATTCGCAAGCGTTCCTACCTACAAACGAATGTGTATTGCGATTTTAAAAAATGATTATACCTGTAAATACATGGGATTCGGCCAGACAAAGCTAGAATTAGAGAAGCGAAAAAACGCATTAGAGAAATATAATAATATTTTATGA